The genomic DNA GGTAGTGGAGATTGCCGCCATGCCGTCGCAGTATGTCGGTGACCGCGACATCCAGACGTCACCCGAGGATCACCGTCTGGTGGTGGCGCACAACTGCGAGCTGTACTCGATCTTCATCCATATCCATAAACTGGCACCCAAGCTGGCCGATGCGGTAAAAGGCCTGCAGCCCAACCAGTCCAAGCGGGTGAGCCTGGAGCTGAAAGCCGGAGACAAGTTAGGAAAAGTCGGCGGCCATGGCTACGACTGGACCTCTGTCGATACGACCAAGCAGCTCAGCGGCTTCATCACACCGGATAACTACAAGGGAGAGTCCTGGAAAATCCACACCGTCAGTCCGTTCGATATGTACGAGGGCGCGTTGAAACAGGAGCTCGAGGCCAAAAGCCTGCGTGCCCGGGCACCACTTGGCGGCAAGATTGACTGGGACCAGCCCGGCAAGCTGATCGGCAACTGGTTCCGCGAGGGGAGCGGCGGCTATGCCGGCACTAATAATAACCAGGGTCGGTATTGGGATGCGCATCTCTCCATCGCGCCCGATTTCATCGACGGCGTGACGACCATCGTATCGATTGGCAACTGGGAGGGCAAGGCGGCCCAGCTCGTGGCAAAGGGCGGTTTCAAGCCAGAAACGGTTACTCCAGCCAATGGTCCCGTCAAGGTCGAGCTGGCGCGGATCAGCTACGTCCTGCCGGATGGCAGCCCTTGGTACGGCGGCGCGCCGGTCAAAGGCATGACGGCCAATGCTACCGGGGAGACACTCGGCACCATCATGTTCGAGGTCCAAAAAGGGGAGCGGCTGAAGGTTGAGAAGTTCGTCGGCAAGACGGCGGCGCAGGTACATGGCTTTACGGCTGAGGCGCAAACCTATACTCGCTAGAGGTACATGGCTATATGAAACTGCTACCCCTCACTCATAAGAAAATCATGCTTATAATGGCTGCGGCGTTCCTGCTGACGACGGCGCTCTCGTTGGCTACCGTCTTTAGGACCGTTGAAAGATACGACCCTTCTATCGCATCCGATGACCAGATCGTCACCACCACCTATACCTACGGGCTTTTTGCGCCGATCTATACCACCAAGCAGGCAAGTTGCTTCTGTGGCGAGCAGCCGGTTCACACTACTTTTTCTCAGAGCGGCATCATGACTAATCTCGGCGTGGCGGCGGCCGTCGGTCTAGCGGCGGGTCTGTTGGCGCTGGTCGTGCGCAGTGTCATGCCGGCAGGCAGCCGGATCAGAAACGGATAGTCTGCCGCAGCTCGGCAAGCGCTTCCTGCGGGGTGGCGCCCCGGGCGATGTCGATGGCTAGCGATCCGAGACCGAACGACACCACTTCGATCAGGAAAAACGCGATTGTCTTCATGTCGAGCAATGCGCCGGGGAGAAAATAGAAAAGTGCCGCAGCGGTCAGCGCCAGACTGGCGATGCCGGCAAGCAGGGCAGTGATGATACGCGGAGTGGTGCTCATAAGCTGGCTTTATTGTAGCAGCAAACAGGCGGCGTGCGGCACAGAAAAGCCCACCCCGAAGGGCCAGGGCAGGCGAGGGGTCGCGCTGCGGGCTCTTCTGGGTGGGCGGTTGGGCCCTCCGGTGGCCGTCAGGCCTTGGGTGCATCGATGCGGCGCATCCGGTCCGTGCCGTCCTTGGTGATGGAAGGCAGCGCCCACTCGACGAAGGTGGCGCGAAGGATGGCGTTGGTAACAAAGCGCCGTCCCACGTCCAGCACGATCAGGTGCAGGCCGGCCAGGACCTTGTCGAAGGACGTCTGGTCCCACAGCACGATGTCGCCGGGTTCAGCCTGCTTGGCGGACTTCCGGGTGACGTCGTACTCCCACTCGTTGTCGGGAACCGGGGTGATGCACACCCGCCGCTTGACGGACCTGATGAAGTACCACGTACCCGTTTGCTCCTGTGATTCGGTCACCGTGTGCTCCTTGCACAGAGTAGGAATGGGCTACCTTTTATTATATCACAAATCGTATTAAAAAGCAAGTTGTGGCATACTGATACACATGTTTGCCGTGGCTATCATCGCCGTTTCCACCTTTTTGCAGGAAGTGTCCGACTCGCTGGGCAAGGGGGCGGTCCGCCGCCACCTGACGACTGCCTACGGGCTGGCGTTTTTGGGCCAGTTCTGGAGTACGGTCTTTTTGATTGGCACTATGGCGCTCGGGGCGGAGTTTGTCTTTAGTGTGGAATCGTTGCCGACGTTCCTGCTGCGCCTTGGTCTGGCCGTCGGCACGGCACTGGTAGGCGCCATGGCGGTCATCACGGCCGACCGCAGCACGGTCGGTTTTCTGCGCTCGCTGACCATCCCGATGCTGTTGGGCGTGGATATCTTCCTGGGCTACGCCATGAGCGGCTGGCAGATCGCCGGTGTCTTTCTGATGTTCGTCGGCCTGGCCTGGGGCTTCCGCGGCAATCCGCGCAGTAAGAACGGTGCCAAGCTGGTGCTGATGAGTGCGGTGCTGGGCGTCATTACGGCGTCGCTGTATAAGTGGAATATCACGCATTACAACTCGGTGGTGGGCGAACAGGTGGTGCTGCACGGCTGCCTGTTGCTGCTGTTCTTTGTACTGACGACCCGTCAGTCCGGACTGCCGCTGCATATGCTGGTCAAGCCGTGGACGGGCAGCCAATCAATGGCGAACGGGCTAAGTTCGACGGTGGAAAGCTTTGCGTATGTGTATGCGCCGGCGTCGGTCATCATTGCGCTTAAGCGCAGCTTCGCGCTGTTCTGGTCAGTGATGTTCGGCAAGCGCTACTTCGGTGAGCAGCGCATCCGGCAGAAGGCGGCGGCCGGGGTTGTGGTGGTGGCGGGGCTGGCATTGTTGGCGTTGCCGTATCTGCAGTTATAGCCGCTTTGTTACAATGAGGCTATGCATACCAACCCCACCATCGAAGCCTATAACCAGTACGCGCACAATTATGATGAAGGGGTGACGACGTTCTGGGATAATTTTCCGCGGACGTTCATCATGGCTTTCGTGGAGCGCACGCCGGGGCGGCGGGTGCTGGATGTCGGCAGTGGCAGCGGTCGTGACGCGGTGCTGCTGCGTGAGCAGGGCCTGGAGGTGGTCTGTCTGGATGGTTCGCAGACGATGATCGATATGACGACCCGGCTTGGTTTTGAGTCGGTGCTGTCAGATTTTGCCTATATTGATTTTCCGGCAGCCTCATTTGACGGCATCTGGGCATATACCTCATTGATTCATATTCCTAAGGCTGAAGCGCAGACTATCATCGGGCGGCTGCACGGCCTGCTGAAGCCGGGTGGCAGTTTCGTGATGGGTGCCATCGAGGGTGAAAGCGAAGGTATGGTGCAACATTCTTCCATGCCCGGCGCCGCCCGCTACTTCAAGCGGTATGGCAAGGAAGAATTGCGCCAGATGATTGAGCCGCTCGGCTTTGAGCTGGTGCATGCCGAGGATTACCAGCCGCACAACAGCGTCTACGTGAATCAACTCTATATAAAGTCTAGTTGAAGGACCCGGTCCGCACCTCGCCATCACGTTTGTACGAAGCGACGATGACGCCCGACGGCGTAACGAGCGAATCAGTCAGCGTATAAGCGGCTGGCACCGTACCTTCGCCGAACAGCCGCTTGCCCTTGCCAAGGGTAATGGGGAAGATCTTCAGCCATAGCTCGTCGGCCAAGTCGCCCCGCAGCAGGGTCTGGATGAGGTTGCTGCTGCCGTGTACCTGCAGGTCGGGGCCGTCCTGGTCCTTGAGGGCCTGGATTTCGCTGGCGACGTCACCGCTGATCTGGACGGTCTTGTCCCAGCTGGTGTCTACGTCGCCGTTGGAGACCACGTACTTGGTGGCTTTGTTGAAAGCGTCAGACGTCTCGTTCTGCTGCTGTGGCCAGTAGCCGGCAAAGATGTCGTAGGTCTTGCGGCCCAAGAGCAGGTCAAAGGGCGGAGTCATCTGCTTGTCCATGACCTGGCCGGCCACGTCGTCGAAGTAAGGCACGGTCCAGCCCTCCAGGTTGAAGCCGCCAGAAGGATCCTCGCCCTTGCCGCCAGGGGCCTGCATGACGCCGTCGAGTGATATGAATGTAAGGATAATCAATTTGCGCATACTCTTATAGTAGCAGTTTGGGGGCTGAATGATAGTCTGTCATACAGCACGGAAGCTACGACGCAGCACCAAGAGCCCAAGCAGTCCACTGAGGACTGAAGCTATAACTATGCTAAGCTTGGCAACCGCCACCAACTGATCGCTCTCGAAGGCCAGCCCGGTGATGAAGATTGAAACGGTAAAGCCGATACCCGCCAGCAGCCCCACGCCGCCGATATGATGCCAATTGACTCCGTTGGGCAGGTGGGCCAGTCCAAAACGCACCATCAGCCAGCTGGCGGCGGTGATGCCCGCGACCTTGCCAATGAAAAGACCGCCGATGATGCCAAGGGCAAGCGGCAGCGCTGCGATATGCTCCAGATTGCCGGCAGAAAGGATGATGCCGGTATTGGCGAACGCAAAGAGTGGGATGACAAAAAGGGTCGAGATGGGAATCAGGAAACGTTCTGTGCGCTCGGCGATGGAAGGGCCGCTCCCGGCCAGCGGCGCGATGACGCCCATGACAATGCCGGCGATGCTGGGGTGGACACCGGAGGCGTTGATTGCCAGCCATATAAGGACGCAGCCCGCAATGTAGAGGGACATGTTCAGCCGCCCAAGCTGACCTAGCAGCAGGATGATAAGGCTGGCTACGGCCGCGATTGCCAGCATCGGCAGGCTGATTCCCGAGCTATAGAAGAGGGCGATGACAAGTACTGCGCCGATATCATCGACAATAGCCAGGGTGAGCAGGAACAGGCGAAGCGATGCTGGTACCCGGCGCCCGAGCAGCGCCAGGACGCCCACGGCAAAGGCGATGTCGGTCGCCATGGGGATGGCCCAGCCGCCCGCCGCTTCGGTGCCGGTATTGAGCGACAGGAAGATCAGGGCTGGTACGACCATGCCGCCGATGGCTGCTGCGAAGGGCAGGGCGGCCGTTTTGAGTTTGCGCAGCTCGCCGCGGAGACATTCGCGCTTGATTTCCAGCCCGACTACCAGAAAGAAGATGGCCATCAGGGCATCGTTGATCCAGTGCCGCAGGTCCTTGTGCAGGACCAGGTTGCCGATACCGGCGCTGGCATCAAGGTGCAGTATCGATTGGTACAGTCCTGCCAGGGGCGAGTTGGCTGCGATCAGTGCCAGGACGGTCGCGCCTATGATGAATTTGCCGCTGATTGCCTCGTCCTTCAGCAGGGTGGTCAGAAGCTGCGGGACCCGCGCCGGATGTAATTTTTTCAGTATCGCTTTTGTATGTTGCACAATAAATATCCAATCAACTTTAACTAGTGCGCCGACCAGACTTCCCAGCTCTCCTTCCTCCATTGTAAATAAATATTTACATATGCACAAAAACATTGCATCATACAGTAGGTGTCAATCTGACAATCGTGCACCACAGCGCACCGACCAAAGGAGAAAACGATGCTGGGCATACCGTCCCGCGCCGAGGCCGTGGAGCAGTACCCGGATTACGCCGAGGCTGTCCGCCGCGATGACCTGGCCTTGCAGTTGCTGGGTCTGCGGCAGATCTTCCTGCGGGTGTCGGCCCACAACCACGTGGCCGAGGCATACCGCGACGCCGGCCTGATTGAACGGTTCATGGCGGCCGGCGAGAT from Candidatus Saccharibacteria bacterium includes the following:
- a CDS encoding class I SAM-dependent methyltransferase, giving the protein MHTNPTIEAYNQYAHNYDEGVTTFWDNFPRTFIMAFVERTPGRRVLDVGSGSGRDAVLLREQGLEVVCLDGSQTMIDMTTRLGFESVLSDFAYIDFPAASFDGIWAYTSLIHIPKAEAQTIIGRLHGLLKPGGSFVMGAIEGESEGMVQHSSMPGAARYFKRYGKEELRQMIEPLGFELVHAEDYQPHNSVYVNQLYIKSS
- a CDS encoding dihydrofolate reductase, with amino-acid sequence MRKLIILTFISLDGVMQAPGGKGEDPSGGFNLEGWTVPYFDDVAGQVMDKQMTPPFDLLLGRKTYDIFAGYWPQQQNETSDAFNKATKYVVSNGDVDTSWDKTVQISGDVASEIQALKDQDGPDLQVHGSSNLIQTLLRGDLADELWLKIFPITLGKGKRLFGEGTVPAAYTLTDSLVTPSGVIVASYKRDGEVRTGSFN
- the nhaA gene encoding Na+/H+ antiporter NhaA is translated as MQHTKAILKKLHPARVPQLLTTLLKDEAISGKFIIGATVLALIAANSPLAGLYQSILHLDASAGIGNLVLHKDLRHWINDALMAIFFLVVGLEIKRECLRGELRKLKTAALPFAAAIGGMVVPALIFLSLNTGTEAAGGWAIPMATDIAFAVGVLALLGRRVPASLRLFLLTLAIVDDIGAVLVIALFYSSGISLPMLAIAAVASLIILLLGQLGRLNMSLYIAGCVLIWLAINASGVHPSIAGIVMGVIAPLAGSGPSIAERTERFLIPISTLFVIPLFAFANTGIILSAGNLEHIAALPLALGIIGGLFIGKVAGITAASWLMVRFGLAHLPNGVNWHHIGGVGLLAGIGFTVSIFITGLAFESDQLVAVAKLSIVIASVLSGLLGLLVLRRSFRAV